One window of the Periophthalmus magnuspinnatus isolate fPerMag1 chromosome 6, fPerMag1.2.pri, whole genome shotgun sequence genome contains the following:
- the si:dkey-12e7.1 gene encoding uncharacterized protein si:dkey-12e7.1 → MSTSIISQSAVMSPRKRPLLPVSSRRKAVDDFFPFNLLPVECQLHVLSFLNEVDKCSCALVCLSWSCLVRSWKLWRVADYSRRGVFHLGQEGLLVSNREFERWKSWVHHYTHHLISRRASLLTLKASFDLGDRCHKWSELLTHLLDNVHCRDLSHLDLNWTFTLLEPLDLRVHTSSSSHQDSITKMDQVNSFQELLTKLTHSCPRISKMRLHFDWSDESVSLLTQFQQLRVLELKYFWVFKGVTPSTLQTLTKSLPNLKSLTLHILVPLRNLGISYTLESRSIEFLDVSPSRGLVFSCLNLPALRELRAKKIVRGITLDRRTRLRIQSRWPCLYHVLREGTPKLQTLNNERLLPTWRDQMYGEMSAILDQSCYCVQHLDSWLW, encoded by the exons ATGAGCACAAGTATTATTTCTCAGTCTGCAGTGATGTCTCCAAGAAAACGGCCGCTGCTTCCGGTGAGCAGTCGACGCAAAGCAGTGGACGACTTCTTCCCTTTCAACTTATTGCCAGTGGAGTGCCAGCTGCATGTCTTATCTTTTCTGAATGAAGTGGACAAATGCAGTTGTGCTCTTGTGTGTCTGAGCTGGAGCTGCCTGGTGCGCTCATGGAAGCTGTGGAGGGTCGCTGACTACTCTCGTCGAGGGGTCTTTCACCTTGGACAAGAGGGTCTACTGGTATCTAACCGCGAGTTTGAGAGGTGGAAGTCCTGGGTCCACCACTACACGCACCACCTGATCTCCCGCAGAGCCAGTCTGCTCACACTCAAAGCAAGCTTTGACCTGGGCGACCGCTGCCACAAGTGGAGCGAGCTGCTCACTCACCTACTAGACAATGTGCACTGCCGAGACCTGAGCCATCTAGACCTCAATTGGACTTTCACCCTTCTAGAGCCTCTAGACCTACGAGTCCACACCAGCTCCAGTTCACACCAGGACAGCATCACCAAAATGGACCAG GTGAACAGCTTCCAGGAGCTGCTCACAAAGCTGACCCACAGCTGTCCTCGAATCTCTAAGATGCGTTTGCACTTTGACTGGTCGGACGAGTCTGTGTCTCTGCTTACACAGTTTCAGCAGCTCAGGGTCCTGGAGCTCAAGTACTTCTGGGTCTTTAAAGGGGTCACCCCCTCTACGCTGCAGACCCTCACCAAATCTCTGCCCAACCTTAAGTCACTGACTCTGCACATTCTGGTACCGCTGCGAAACCTGGGTATCTCCTACACCCTAGAATCCAGGTCTATAGAGTTTCTAGATGTGTCACCTAGTAGAGGTTTGGTTTTTTCCTGTCTCAATCTGCCAGCCCTTCGTGAGCTCCGGGCCAAGAAAATTGTCCGGGGGATTACACTGGACCGAAGGACCAGGCTGAGGATTCAGAGTCGTTGGCCATGTTTGTATCATGTCCTACGGGAGGGGACACCCAAACTACAGACCCTGAATAACGAGAGACTTCTCCCCACATGGAGGGATCAGATGTATGGAGAGATGTCGGCCATACTTGATCAGTCATGTTACTGTGTGCAACACTTAGACAGCTGGCTGTGGTAA